From Catharus ustulatus isolate bCatUst1 chromosome 24, bCatUst1.pri.v2, whole genome shotgun sequence, the proteins below share one genomic window:
- the DVL1 gene encoding segment polarity protein dishevelled homolog DVL-1 isoform X2 codes for MAETKIIYHIDEEETPYLVKLPVPPEKVTLADFKNVLSNRPVHSYKFFFKSMDQDFGVVKEEISDDNAKLPCFNGRVVSWLVLAESSHSDTGSQCTESQPELPPPLERTGGIGDSRPPSFHPNAASSRDGLDNETGTESVLSHRRERHRRRNREGHEDAPRINGHPKLDRHREHPPGYDSSSTMMSSELESSSFIDSEDDDNTSRLSSSTEQSTSSRLIRKHKRRRRKQRMRQIDRSSSFSSITDSTMSLNIITVTLNMEKYNFLGISIVGQSNDRGDGGIYIGSIMKGGAVAADGRIEPGDMLLQVNDVNFENMSNDDAVRVLREIVSKPGPISLTVAKCWDPTPRSYFTIPRAEPVRPIDPAAWISHTTAMTGAYPRYELEESPLTVKSDMATIVKVMQLPDSGLEIRDRMWLKITISNAVIGADVVDWLYTHVEGFKDRREARKYASSMLKHGYLRHTVNKITFSEQCYYVFGDLCGNLAALNLNNGSSGASDQDTLAPLPHPAAPWPLGQGYPYQYPLPPPCFPPAYQDPGFSYGSGSAGSQQSEGSKSSGSNRSTSETSRRGAGRDKERKSGGSGSESEPGARRERPLSQLSHSDRSHQSHQSHQSQHSYGPPGLPPLYSLPKLGSKVLGSSGPPGAPPVRELSAVPPELTASRQSFQKAMGNPCEFFVDIM; via the exons ggtGGTGAAAGAAGAAATCTCAGATGACAATGCAAAACTCCCTTGCTTCAATGGCAGAGTGGTGTCCTGG CTGGTCCTGGCTGAAAGTTCCCACTCTGACACAGGTTCCCAGTGCACTGAGAGCCAGCCAGAGCTTCCACCACCCCTGGAGAGGACAGGAGGAATTGGAGACTCCAGGCCCCCATCCTTCCA CCCCAacgctgccagcagcagggatggcctGGACAACGAGACAGGAACAGAGTCCGTGCTCAGCCACCGGCGCGAGCGGCACCGGCGCCGGAACCGCGAGGGCCACGAGGACG CCCCCAGGATCAACGGGCACCCCAAGCTGGACCGGCACCGTGAGCACCCCCCAGGCTACGACAGCTCCTCCACCATGATGAGCAGTGAGCTGGAGTCCAGCAGCTTCATCGACTCTGAGGATGATGACAACACCAGCAG GTTGAGCAGCTCCACGGAGCAGAGCACTTCATCGCGCCTCATCCGCAAGCACAAGCGCCGGAGGAGGAAACAGAGGATGAGGCAGATCGACAGG TCGTCCTCGTTCAGCAGCATCACAGACTCCACCATGTCCCTAAACATCATCACTGTCACACTCAACATGG AGAAGTACAACTTCCTGGGAATCAGCATCGTGGGCCAGAGCAATGACCGGGGCGATGGCGGCATCTACATCGGCTCCATCATGAAAGGAGGGGCGGTGGCAGCGGACGGGCGCATCGAGCCCGGGGAcatgctgctgcag GTGAATGATGTCAATTTTGAGAACATGAGCAATGACGATGCCGTTCGGGTTTTACGGGAAATCGTCTCCAAACCAGG aCCTATCAGCCTAACAGTAGCCAAATGCTGGGACCCTACTCCCAGGAGTTATTTCACCATCCCCAGGG CTGAGCCGGTGCGGCCGATCGACCCCGCGGCGTGGATCTCTCATACCACGGCCATGACGGGAGCGTACCCCCGTTACG AGCTGGAAGAATCTCCTTTAACTGTGAAGAGTGACATGGCTACTATTGTCAAGGTCATGCAGCTGCCAGACTCAGGCCTTGAAATTCGGGACAGGATGTGGTTAAAAATCACCATCTCCAATGCAGTGATAG gagcagaCGTGGTGGACTGGCTCTACACCCACGTGGAAGGCTTCAAGGACCGCCGGGAGGCGCGGAAGTACGCCAGCAGCATGCTGAAACACGGCTACCTCAGGCACACTGTGAACAAAATCACCTTCTCAGAGCAGTGCTATTACGTCTTCGGAGACCTCTGTGGCA ATCTGGCTGCACTGAACCTGAACAACGGTTCCAGCGGCGCCTCGGACCAGGACACCTTGGCTCCACTgccacatcctgctgctccctggccctTGGGGCAGGGATATCCCTACCAATATCCTCTGCCCCCTCCTTGTTTCCCACCAGCCTACCAAGATCCAGGCTTTAGCtatggcagtggcagtgcaggcagccaGCAAAGTGAAG ggAGCAAAAGCAGCGGCTCCAACCGCAGCACCAGCGAGACCAGCAGGAGAGGAGCGGGCAGGGACAAGGAGCGCAAAtctggcggcagcggcagcgagTCGGAGCCGGGAGCGCGTCGAGAGCGGCCGCTCAGCCAGCTCAGCCACAGCGACAGgagccaccagagccaccagagccaccagagccaGCACTCCTACGGgcctccagggctgccccctTTGTACAGCCTGCCCAAACTGGGCTCCAAagtgctgggcagctctggccCACCCGGGGCACCGCCGGTGCGCGAGCTGAGCGCCGTGCCGCCCGAGCTCACCGCCAGCCGCCAGTCCTTCCAGAAGGCCATGGGCAACCCTTGTGAGTTCTTCGTGGACATCATGTGA
- the DVL1 gene encoding segment polarity protein dishevelled homolog DVL-1 isoform X1 has product MAETKIIYHIDEEETPYLVKLPVPPEKVTLADFKNVLSNRPVHSYKFFFKSMDQDFGVVKEEISDDNAKLPCFNGRVVSWLVLAESSHSDTGSQCTESQPELPPPLERTGGIGDSRPPSFHPNAASSRDGLDNETGTESVLSHRRERHRRRNREGHEDAPRINGHPKLDRHREHPPGYDSSSTMMSSELESSSFIDSEDDDNTSRLSSSTEQSTSSRLIRKHKRRRRKQRMRQIDRSSSFSSITDSTMSLNIITVTLNMEKYNFLGISIVGQSNDRGDGGIYIGSIMKGGAVAADGRIEPGDMLLQVNDVNFENMSNDDAVRVLREIVSKPGPISLTVAKCWDPTPRSYFTIPRAEPVRPIDPAAWISHTTAMTGAYPRYGMSPSMSITTSTSSSLTSSIPESEKLEESPLTVKSDMATIVKVMQLPDSGLEIRDRMWLKITISNAVIGADVVDWLYTHVEGFKDRREARKYASSMLKHGYLRHTVNKITFSEQCYYVFGDLCGNLAALNLNNGSSGASDQDTLAPLPHPAAPWPLGQGYPYQYPLPPPCFPPAYQDPGFSYGSGSAGSQQSEGSKSSGSNRSTSETSRRGAGRDKERKSGGSGSESEPGARRERPLSQLSHSDRSHQSHQSHQSQHSYGPPGLPPLYSLPKLGSKVLGSSGPPGAPPVRELSAVPPELTASRQSFQKAMGNPCEFFVDIM; this is encoded by the exons ggtGGTGAAAGAAGAAATCTCAGATGACAATGCAAAACTCCCTTGCTTCAATGGCAGAGTGGTGTCCTGG CTGGTCCTGGCTGAAAGTTCCCACTCTGACACAGGTTCCCAGTGCACTGAGAGCCAGCCAGAGCTTCCACCACCCCTGGAGAGGACAGGAGGAATTGGAGACTCCAGGCCCCCATCCTTCCA CCCCAacgctgccagcagcagggatggcctGGACAACGAGACAGGAACAGAGTCCGTGCTCAGCCACCGGCGCGAGCGGCACCGGCGCCGGAACCGCGAGGGCCACGAGGACG CCCCCAGGATCAACGGGCACCCCAAGCTGGACCGGCACCGTGAGCACCCCCCAGGCTACGACAGCTCCTCCACCATGATGAGCAGTGAGCTGGAGTCCAGCAGCTTCATCGACTCTGAGGATGATGACAACACCAGCAG GTTGAGCAGCTCCACGGAGCAGAGCACTTCATCGCGCCTCATCCGCAAGCACAAGCGCCGGAGGAGGAAACAGAGGATGAGGCAGATCGACAGG TCGTCCTCGTTCAGCAGCATCACAGACTCCACCATGTCCCTAAACATCATCACTGTCACACTCAACATGG AGAAGTACAACTTCCTGGGAATCAGCATCGTGGGCCAGAGCAATGACCGGGGCGATGGCGGCATCTACATCGGCTCCATCATGAAAGGAGGGGCGGTGGCAGCGGACGGGCGCATCGAGCCCGGGGAcatgctgctgcag GTGAATGATGTCAATTTTGAGAACATGAGCAATGACGATGCCGTTCGGGTTTTACGGGAAATCGTCTCCAAACCAGG aCCTATCAGCCTAACAGTAGCCAAATGCTGGGACCCTACTCCCAGGAGTTATTTCACCATCCCCAGGG CTGAGCCGGTGCGGCCGATCGACCCCGCGGCGTGGATCTCTCATACCACGGCCATGACGGGAGCGTACCCCCGTTACGGTATGAGCCCCTCCATGAGCATCACCACATCTACCAGCTCCTCACTAACAAGCTCAATTCCCGAGTCGGAAA AGCTGGAAGAATCTCCTTTAACTGTGAAGAGTGACATGGCTACTATTGTCAAGGTCATGCAGCTGCCAGACTCAGGCCTTGAAATTCGGGACAGGATGTGGTTAAAAATCACCATCTCCAATGCAGTGATAG gagcagaCGTGGTGGACTGGCTCTACACCCACGTGGAAGGCTTCAAGGACCGCCGGGAGGCGCGGAAGTACGCCAGCAGCATGCTGAAACACGGCTACCTCAGGCACACTGTGAACAAAATCACCTTCTCAGAGCAGTGCTATTACGTCTTCGGAGACCTCTGTGGCA ATCTGGCTGCACTGAACCTGAACAACGGTTCCAGCGGCGCCTCGGACCAGGACACCTTGGCTCCACTgccacatcctgctgctccctggccctTGGGGCAGGGATATCCCTACCAATATCCTCTGCCCCCTCCTTGTTTCCCACCAGCCTACCAAGATCCAGGCTTTAGCtatggcagtggcagtgcaggcagccaGCAAAGTGAAG ggAGCAAAAGCAGCGGCTCCAACCGCAGCACCAGCGAGACCAGCAGGAGAGGAGCGGGCAGGGACAAGGAGCGCAAAtctggcggcagcggcagcgagTCGGAGCCGGGAGCGCGTCGAGAGCGGCCGCTCAGCCAGCTCAGCCACAGCGACAGgagccaccagagccaccagagccaccagagccaGCACTCCTACGGgcctccagggctgccccctTTGTACAGCCTGCCCAAACTGGGCTCCAAagtgctgggcagctctggccCACCCGGGGCACCGCCGGTGCGCGAGCTGAGCGCCGTGCCGCCCGAGCTCACCGCCAGCCGCCAGTCCTTCCAGAAGGCCATGGGCAACCCTTGTGAGTTCTTCGTGGACATCATGTGA
- the DVL1 gene encoding segment polarity protein dishevelled homolog DVL-1 isoform X3, with the protein MAETKIIYHIDEEETPYLVKLPVPPEKVTLADFKNVLSNRPVHSYKFFFKSMDQDFGVVKEEISDDNAKLPCFNGRVVSWLVLAESSHSDTGSQCTESQPELPPPLERTGGIGDSRPPSFHPNAASSRDGLDNETGTESVLSHRRERHRRRNREGHEDAPRINGHPKLDRHREHPPGYDSSSTMMSSELESSSFIDSEDDDNTSRLSSSTEQSTSSRLIRKHKRRRRKQRMRQIDRSSSFSSITDSTMSLNIITVTLNMEKYNFLGISIVGQSNDRGDGGIYIGSIMKGGAVAADGRIEPGDMLLQVNDVNFENMSNDDAVRVLREIVSKPGPISLTVAKCWDPTPRSYFTIPRAEPVRPIDPAAWISHTTAMTGAYPRYGMSPSMSITTSTSSSLTSSIPESEKLEESPLTVKSDMATIVKVMQLPDSGLEIRDRMWLKITISNAVIGADVVDWLYTHVEGFKDRREARKYASSMLKHGYLRHTVNKITFSEQCYYVFGDLCGNLAALNLNNGSSGASDQDTLAPLPHPAAPWPLGQGYPYQYPLPPPCFPPAYQDPGFSYGSGSAGSQQSEALD; encoded by the exons ggtGGTGAAAGAAGAAATCTCAGATGACAATGCAAAACTCCCTTGCTTCAATGGCAGAGTGGTGTCCTGG CTGGTCCTGGCTGAAAGTTCCCACTCTGACACAGGTTCCCAGTGCACTGAGAGCCAGCCAGAGCTTCCACCACCCCTGGAGAGGACAGGAGGAATTGGAGACTCCAGGCCCCCATCCTTCCA CCCCAacgctgccagcagcagggatggcctGGACAACGAGACAGGAACAGAGTCCGTGCTCAGCCACCGGCGCGAGCGGCACCGGCGCCGGAACCGCGAGGGCCACGAGGACG CCCCCAGGATCAACGGGCACCCCAAGCTGGACCGGCACCGTGAGCACCCCCCAGGCTACGACAGCTCCTCCACCATGATGAGCAGTGAGCTGGAGTCCAGCAGCTTCATCGACTCTGAGGATGATGACAACACCAGCAG GTTGAGCAGCTCCACGGAGCAGAGCACTTCATCGCGCCTCATCCGCAAGCACAAGCGCCGGAGGAGGAAACAGAGGATGAGGCAGATCGACAGG TCGTCCTCGTTCAGCAGCATCACAGACTCCACCATGTCCCTAAACATCATCACTGTCACACTCAACATGG AGAAGTACAACTTCCTGGGAATCAGCATCGTGGGCCAGAGCAATGACCGGGGCGATGGCGGCATCTACATCGGCTCCATCATGAAAGGAGGGGCGGTGGCAGCGGACGGGCGCATCGAGCCCGGGGAcatgctgctgcag GTGAATGATGTCAATTTTGAGAACATGAGCAATGACGATGCCGTTCGGGTTTTACGGGAAATCGTCTCCAAACCAGG aCCTATCAGCCTAACAGTAGCCAAATGCTGGGACCCTACTCCCAGGAGTTATTTCACCATCCCCAGGG CTGAGCCGGTGCGGCCGATCGACCCCGCGGCGTGGATCTCTCATACCACGGCCATGACGGGAGCGTACCCCCGTTACGGTATGAGCCCCTCCATGAGCATCACCACATCTACCAGCTCCTCACTAACAAGCTCAATTCCCGAGTCGGAAA AGCTGGAAGAATCTCCTTTAACTGTGAAGAGTGACATGGCTACTATTGTCAAGGTCATGCAGCTGCCAGACTCAGGCCTTGAAATTCGGGACAGGATGTGGTTAAAAATCACCATCTCCAATGCAGTGATAG gagcagaCGTGGTGGACTGGCTCTACACCCACGTGGAAGGCTTCAAGGACCGCCGGGAGGCGCGGAAGTACGCCAGCAGCATGCTGAAACACGGCTACCTCAGGCACACTGTGAACAAAATCACCTTCTCAGAGCAGTGCTATTACGTCTTCGGAGACCTCTGTGGCA ATCTGGCTGCACTGAACCTGAACAACGGTTCCAGCGGCGCCTCGGACCAGGACACCTTGGCTCCACTgccacatcctgctgctccctggccctTGGGGCAGGGATATCCCTACCAATATCCTCTGCCCCCTCCTTGTTTCCCACCAGCCTACCAAGATCCAGGCTTTAGCtatggcagtggcagtgcaggcagccaGCAAAGTGAAG CCTTAGACTGA